A stretch of Cyanobacterium sp. HL-69 DNA encodes these proteins:
- the gmd gene encoding GDP-mannose 4,6-dehydratase Gmd, translated as MENRTKALITGITGQDGSYLAELLLSKGYEVHGIIRRTSTFNTDRIDHIYQDPHQPDAQLFLHYGDLTDGTTLRRILEEVQPDEVYNLGAQSHVRVSFDAPEFTVDTVAMGTLRLLEAIRDYQNYHDTQVKYYQAGSSEMFGKVVEVPQKETTPFYPRSPYACAKVYAHWQTVNHRESYNMFACNGILFNHESPRRGETFVTRKITRAIARIVAGQQKELFLGNLDSKRDWGYAKDYVVAMWLMLQQEKPDDYVIATGETHSVKEFLELAFNYVNLKWEDYVRFDERYLRPAEVDLLIGDPTKSKEVLGWKPSVTFPELVALMVDADLEAFGLKTQTGVPVKDQAYIRHGVLHNVN; from the coding sequence ATGGAAAACCGCACCAAGGCACTAATTACAGGAATAACAGGGCAGGATGGCTCCTATTTAGCAGAATTACTCCTAAGCAAAGGCTATGAAGTCCATGGCATTATCCGCCGTACCTCCACATTTAATACTGACAGAATCGATCATATTTATCAAGATCCTCATCAGCCCGATGCTCAATTGTTTCTCCATTACGGAGACTTAACCGATGGTACTACTTTAAGGCGAATTTTAGAAGAAGTACAACCCGACGAGGTTTATAACCTTGGGGCGCAATCCCACGTTAGAGTTAGTTTTGATGCCCCAGAATTTACCGTAGATACCGTAGCCATGGGTACCCTCCGACTTTTAGAAGCCATCCGAGACTATCAAAATTATCATGATACCCAAGTAAAATATTATCAAGCAGGGTCATCAGAAATGTTTGGTAAAGTGGTAGAAGTTCCTCAAAAAGAAACCACTCCCTTTTATCCCCGTAGCCCCTACGCCTGTGCCAAAGTTTACGCCCATTGGCAAACCGTTAACCATCGGGAATCGTATAATATGTTTGCCTGTAACGGCATTCTTTTTAACCATGAAAGCCCCCGCCGTGGAGAAACCTTTGTAACTCGTAAAATTACAAGGGCGATCGCCCGTATCGTCGCAGGGCAACAAAAAGAACTATTTTTAGGAAACCTAGACTCCAAAAGAGATTGGGGCTACGCAAAAGACTATGTTGTGGCTATGTGGTTAATGTTGCAACAGGAAAAACCCGATGATTACGTCATCGCCACAGGAGAAACCCACTCCGTCAAAGAATTTTTAGAACTAGCCTTCAACTACGTTAACTTGAAATGGGAAGACTATGTACGCTTTGACGAACGTTATTTACGCCCCGCCGAAGTTGACTTATTAATCGGAGATCCTACAAAATCAAAAGAAGTCTTGGGGTGGAAACCCTCCGTTACCTTCCCCGAATTAGTCGCCCTCATGGTTGATGCTGACTTAGAAGCCTTCGGTTTAAAAACCCAAACAGGAGTACCCGTAAAAGATCAAGCCTATATCCGTCATGGCGTTTTACACAACGTTAATTAA
- the frhB gene encoding coenzyme F420 hydrogenase beta subunit FrhB has product MSATTSHKKAKALKAGSRRPAKELCSECGLCDTYYIHYVKEACAFIHQQIAELETQAHGCSRDLDNENEVYFGVHQQMITAQKKEPIEGAQWTGIVSAIACEMLTQGLVEGVVCVQNSETDRFQPKPIIATTTEEILGARVNKPTLSPNLSVLEQIERSGMKRLLVIGVGCQIQALREVEDKLGLEKLYVLGTPCVDNVTRAGLQKFLDTTSDSPDTVVAYEFMQDFRVHFKHEDGRVEKVPFFGLKTNQLKDVFAPSCMTCFDYVNSLADLVVGYMGSPFGWQWIVVRNDTGQEMLDLVQEQLKTQPVMSKGDRTQAVQNSIPAYDKGVTLPMWAAKLMGVVIEKVGPQGLEYARFSIDSHFTRNYLYVKRNYPEKLEAHVPNYAKKIVSQYKLPKD; this is encoded by the coding sequence ATGTCTGCAACTACAAGCCATAAAAAAGCCAAAGCCCTCAAAGCAGGTAGTCGTCGCCCCGCTAAAGAGTTGTGTAGTGAGTGTGGGTTGTGTGATACCTACTATATCCATTATGTAAAAGAAGCCTGTGCTTTTATTCATCAACAAATTGCGGAGTTAGAAACCCAAGCCCATGGGTGCTCTCGGGATTTAGATAATGAAAATGAAGTTTATTTTGGGGTGCATCAACAGATGATTACAGCCCAGAAAAAAGAACCCATCGAAGGGGCGCAATGGACAGGAATTGTAAGTGCGATCGCCTGTGAAATGTTAACCCAAGGGCTAGTAGAAGGGGTTGTATGCGTCCAAAATAGCGAAACAGATCGTTTTCAACCTAAACCCATAATTGCCACCACTACAGAGGAAATTTTGGGGGCGAGGGTAAATAAACCCACCCTTTCTCCTAATCTATCCGTATTAGAACAAATCGAACGCTCAGGGATGAAACGGCTATTGGTGATTGGGGTAGGCTGTCAAATTCAAGCCTTGCGAGAAGTAGAAGATAAGTTAGGTTTAGAAAAACTCTACGTTTTGGGTACACCCTGCGTTGATAACGTTACCCGTGCGGGATTACAAAAATTTTTAGATACCACCAGCGATTCTCCTGATACCGTGGTAGCTTACGAGTTTATGCAAGATTTTCGGGTACATTTTAAACATGAAGATGGACGGGTGGAAAAAGTACCTTTCTTTGGTTTAAAGACTAATCAGTTAAAAGATGTGTTTGCCCCTTCTTGTATGACTTGTTTTGATTATGTCAATTCCTTAGCCGATTTGGTGGTAGGTTATATGGGTTCGCCTTTTGGTTGGCAATGGATTGTGGTAAGGAATGATACGGGGCAGGAGATGTTAGATTTAGTGCAAGAGCAACTAAAAACTCAACCTGTGATGTCTAAAGGCGATCGCACTCAGGCCGTCCAAAACAGCATACCAGCCTATGATAAAGGGGTTACATTACCCATGTGGGCAGCAAAATTAATGGGGGTAGTAATCGAAAAAGTAGGCCCCCAAGGCTTGGAATATGCCAGATTTTCCATTGATTCCCACTTCACCCGCAACTATTTATACGTCAAGCGTAACTATCCTGAAAAACTAGAAGCCCACGTACCTAATTATGCAAAAAAAATTGTATCTCAATATAAATTACCTAAAGATTGA
- a CDS encoding putative alpha/beta hydrolase superfamily gives MLNYQTWQWRGYNIGYQSYGKKEGPAVVLVHGFGANCGHWRKNIPVLGEDFNCYALDLIGFGASAKPEPDDDISYTFDTWAQQVADFCKEIVGSPVYLVGNSIGCVVIMQTAVDFPDLVLGIAALNCSLRLLHESKRKSLPWVRNVGATAMQKVLKNRAIGNFFFQQIAKPKVIRRILSQAYRRSDAITDDLIELIYQPSQDVGAAAVFLAFTGYSGGPLAEELLPILPCPAIILWGTEDPWEPIEMAKEWANFATVKRFIPLEGLGHCPQDEAPEVVNPILKNWIIDSEKLQPLQV, from the coding sequence ATGTTGAACTATCAAACATGGCAATGGCGGGGTTATAACATCGGCTACCAATCCTACGGAAAAAAAGAAGGCCCTGCGGTGGTGTTAGTCCATGGCTTTGGAGCAAACTGTGGTCATTGGCGCAAAAATATCCCCGTCTTAGGGGAAGACTTTAATTGCTATGCCTTAGATTTAATAGGCTTTGGGGCATCCGCAAAACCCGAACCCGATGACGATATTAGCTACACTTTCGACACATGGGCGCAACAGGTAGCAGATTTTTGTAAAGAAATAGTCGGTAGCCCCGTATATCTGGTGGGTAACTCCATCGGTTGTGTGGTGATAATGCAAACCGCCGTAGATTTTCCTGACCTAGTATTGGGCATTGCCGCCCTAAATTGTTCCCTCCGATTGTTACATGAGAGCAAAAGAAAAAGTCTTCCTTGGGTGCGTAATGTAGGGGCAACAGCCATGCAAAAAGTATTAAAAAATAGAGCCATTGGTAATTTTTTCTTTCAACAAATCGCCAAGCCCAAAGTTATTCGCAGAATTTTATCCCAAGCCTATCGCCGTAGTGATGCCATTACCGATGATTTAATTGAGTTAATCTATCAACCCTCTCAAGATGTAGGTGCGGCGGCGGTATTTCTTGCTTTTACGGGATACTCAGGGGGGCCATTGGCGGAGGAATTATTACCTATTTTGCCCTGCCCTGCGATCATTTTATGGGGTACAGAAGATCCATGGGAACCCATTGAGATGGCGAAAGAATGGGCTAATTTTGCCACAGTGAAACGGTTTATTCCCCTCGAAGGTTTAGGGCATTGCCCCCAAGATGAAGCCCCAGAGGTGGTAAATCCTATTTTGAAAAATTGGATTATAGATAGCGAAAAATTACAACCGTTACAGGTTTAA
- a CDS encoding Adenylate cyclase: MDINTRSPQTFADYAYSAIALSTKKIIKNEKGVLADEDPEYVHQMRVGLRKLRSVLIGFSPALDLPKIVEEKSIGKIAQILGKKRDNDVLKENLLKYYYDFLNDSEKEICQQFIEKLEEKNKGCQKNIIKTLKGKEYIEIKVSLKQWLKKPQFNLVASVPIERVANHLISPQVSHLLLQSGWLVGTQINEKNQIIVKENYNLEEVDSLLLYHEEIIHNLRKEAKKTRYQMELLTNCYGQSYDDFLQLVVQAQEILGNIQDNTVLIGTIKKIIGKNWRKKLPSLNNLIINNQRQQWMNWQKIQRIFLLEMKTLNLHEIFSL, translated from the coding sequence ATGGATATTAATACTAGAAGTCCTCAAACTTTCGCTGATTATGCCTATAGTGCGATCGCCCTTAGTACGAAAAAAATAATTAAAAATGAAAAGGGAGTTTTAGCTGATGAAGATCCAGAATATGTACATCAAATGAGGGTAGGATTAAGAAAATTAAGAAGTGTGTTAATAGGCTTTTCTCCCGCTTTAGATTTACCGAAGATAGTAGAGGAAAAAAGCATAGGCAAAATCGCTCAAATTTTAGGAAAAAAAAGAGACAATGATGTTTTAAAAGAAAATTTACTTAAATACTATTATGACTTTCTTAATGACTCTGAAAAAGAAATTTGTCAACAGTTTATTGAAAAATTAGAGGAGAAAAATAAAGGCTGTCAAAAAAACATCATCAAAACATTAAAGGGGAAAGAATATATAGAAATAAAGGTTTCCCTAAAACAATGGTTAAAAAAACCTCAGTTTAATCTAGTGGCTTCCGTACCCATCGAGAGGGTTGCCAACCATCTTATTTCCCCCCAAGTAAGTCATTTATTATTACAATCAGGATGGTTAGTTGGTACTCAAATAAATGAAAAAAATCAAATTATTGTAAAAGAAAACTATAACCTTGAAGAAGTAGATAGTTTATTACTATACCATGAAGAAATTATCCATAATTTACGGAAAGAAGCAAAAAAAACTCGTTATCAAATGGAACTATTAACTAACTGTTATGGACAGTCCTATGATGATTTTTTGCAGTTGGTAGTACAAGCACAAGAAATTTTAGGTAATATTCAAGATAATACAGTTTTAATCGGCACAATAAAAAAAATAATTGGTAAAAATTGGAGGAAAAAACTACCTAGTTTAAATAATTTAATTATCAATAATCAACGGCAGCAATGGATGAATTGGCAGAAAATACAAAGGATATTTTTGTTAGAGATGAAAACCTTAAATTTGCACGAAATATTTAGTTTATAA
- the ruvB gene encoding holliday junction DNA helicase RuvB has translation MAIKRSSSQDKKERLPLQRKSKFQAPSSEDMDILLPQQIAEDGEQNEDKIRPQKLADYIGQKDLKGVLNIAIAAAKQRQDPLDHILLYGPPGLGKTTMSLILASEMGVNCKITAAPALERPRDIIGLLVSLQAGDILFIDEIHRLNRVTEELLYPAMEDNRLDVTIGKGQSAKIRSIPLKPFTLIGATTKIGSLTSPLRDRFGLIQRLQFYQLDELTEIVKRSAQIFDVNIDEQGAQEIARRSRGTPRITNRLLRRVRDFAQVKGVKKIDQNTASEALDLHNVDRLGLDWTDRLVLSTIIEQFNGGPVGLDAIASATGEDAKTIEEVYEPYLLQIGFINRTHRGRIATEKAQEHLLQI, from the coding sequence ATGGCAATAAAAAGATCATCATCTCAGGATAAAAAAGAGCGTTTACCCCTTCAGCGTAAGAGTAAATTTCAAGCTCCTTCCTCGGAGGATATGGATATTTTATTGCCTCAACAAATTGCGGAAGATGGGGAGCAAAATGAGGATAAGATTAGACCTCAAAAATTGGCTGATTATATTGGCCAGAAAGATTTAAAAGGGGTGCTAAACATTGCGATCGCAGCGGCGAAACAACGCCAAGATCCCTTAGATCATATCCTATTATATGGTCCCCCCGGACTGGGTAAAACCACCATGTCCCTAATTTTAGCTTCGGAAATGGGGGTAAACTGCAAAATTACCGCAGCCCCAGCCCTCGAGCGCCCTCGGGATATTATCGGCTTATTAGTCTCTTTACAAGCAGGGGATATTTTATTTATCGATGAAATTCATCGTCTCAATCGGGTAACGGAGGAATTACTGTACCCTGCCATGGAAGATAACAGGTTAGATGTAACCATCGGGAAAGGGCAATCGGCAAAAATTCGTAGTATTCCCCTAAAACCCTTCACCCTCATCGGTGCCACCACCAAAATCGGTTCATTAACTTCCCCCCTGCGCGATCGTTTTGGCTTGATTCAAAGGTTACAATTCTATCAACTCGATGAATTAACGGAAATCGTCAAAAGATCTGCCCAAATATTCGATGTTAATATTGATGAACAAGGGGCGCAAGAAATTGCCCGTCGCTCGAGGGGTACTCCCCGCATCACTAATCGTCTTTTGCGCAGGGTGAGGGATTTTGCTCAGGTAAAAGGTGTTAAAAAAATTGACCAAAACACCGCCAGTGAAGCCCTTGACCTTCATAATGTTGATCGCCTAGGGCTAGATTGGACAGATAGACTGGTACTTTCCACCATCATAGAACAGTTTAACGGTGGCCCAGTAGGGCTAGATGCGATCGCCTCTGCCACAGGAGAAGACGCAAAAACCATCGAAGAAGTTTACGAACCCTACCTATTACAAATCGGCTTTATCAACCGTACCCACCGAGGAAGAATCGCCACGGAAAAAGCCCAAGAACATTTATTACAAATATAG
- the pyrF gene encoding orotidine 5'-phosphate decarboxylase PyrF yields MESPSDKIIVPLDVPDAQSAISLIRSLPEVNFWKVGLELFVATGGEVLQFLKDEGKKIFLDLKFHDIPNTVKNATKSVLKYDVDLLTIHATAGREALKAAKEVILEGGQGHPKLLAITVLTSISSRQLAFDLKVPIELPEYALNNALLAKESGMDGAVCSPQEASKLKEVCGDDFILVCPGVRPAWAVKGDQERIMTPARAIASGADYLVIGRPITQAENPSQAWAKIIEEIEGKGNREQGKDNN; encoded by the coding sequence ATGGAAAGTCCTAGCGATAAAATTATTGTTCCTTTAGATGTTCCCGATGCACAAAGTGCGATCTCCCTTATCCGTAGTTTACCCGAGGTCAATTTTTGGAAAGTCGGGTTAGAGTTGTTTGTTGCTACGGGGGGCGAAGTATTACAATTCCTCAAGGATGAAGGTAAAAAAATATTTCTCGATCTCAAATTTCATGACATTCCCAACACCGTCAAAAACGCCACAAAATCAGTTTTAAAATATGATGTGGACTTACTCACCATCCACGCCACCGCAGGACGGGAAGCCCTCAAAGCAGCGAAGGAAGTCATTTTGGAAGGGGGGCAGGGTCACCCAAAACTTCTCGCAATTACCGTTCTGACGAGCATTAGTAGTCGTCAACTCGCCTTTGACCTCAAAGTTCCCATAGAACTGCCTGAATATGCCTTAAATAATGCTTTACTGGCCAAAGAATCAGGTATGGATGGGGCGGTATGTTCTCCCCAAGAAGCATCAAAGTTAAAGGAAGTATGCGGAGATGATTTTATTCTCGTATGCCCTGGGGTGCGTCCTGCATGGGCAGTAAAAGGCGATCAAGAGCGTATTATGACCCCCGCAAGGGCGATCGCCTCTGGAGCTGATTATTTAGTAATTGGGCGTCCCATTACCCAAGCTGAAAATCCCTCCCAGGCATGGGCGAAAATCATCGAGGAAATCGAAGGAAAGGGGAATAGGGAACAGGGAAAAGATAATAATTAG
- the fcI gene encoding GDP-L-fucose synthase FcI yields MIELTNKKILVTGGSGFLGKQVVAELLKAGATMDHITIPRSKDCDLTIWENCQKAVENQDIVIHLAAHVGGIGLNQAKPAELFYDNLMMGTQLIHASYQAGVEKFTCVGTICAYPKFTPVPFKEEDLWNGYPEETNAPYGIAKKALLVQLESYRQQYNFNGIYLLPVNLYGPEDNFNPESSHVIPALIKKVHEALQKGEKVIPVWGDGSPTREFLYSNDAARGIVMATQLYNSPEPINLGTNFEISIKDLIELICDLMGFEGELEWQTDKPNGQPRRCLDTSKAKETFGFTANMELRQGLKNTIDWYVSN; encoded by the coding sequence ATGATTGAATTAACCAACAAAAAAATATTAGTAACCGGAGGCTCCGGATTTCTTGGAAAACAGGTAGTAGCCGAACTACTAAAAGCAGGGGCTACCATGGATCATATCACCATTCCTCGCTCCAAAGATTGTGACCTCACCATCTGGGAAAACTGCCAAAAAGCCGTAGAAAATCAGGACATCGTAATTCACCTCGCCGCCCATGTAGGGGGTATTGGTTTAAACCAAGCCAAACCAGCAGAACTGTTTTACGATAACCTCATGATGGGGACGCAACTTATCCACGCTTCCTATCAAGCAGGGGTAGAAAAATTTACCTGCGTTGGCACCATCTGTGCCTACCCTAAGTTTACCCCCGTACCTTTTAAGGAGGAAGACTTATGGAATGGTTATCCCGAAGAAACCAACGCCCCCTATGGTATCGCTAAAAAAGCCCTTTTAGTACAACTAGAGTCCTACCGCCAACAATATAACTTTAACGGTATTTACCTACTGCCCGTTAACCTCTATGGCCCCGAGGATAACTTTAACCCCGAAAGTTCTCATGTAATACCAGCCCTAATTAAAAAAGTCCATGAAGCCTTACAAAAAGGAGAAAAAGTAATTCCCGTTTGGGGTGATGGTAGCCCTACCCGTGAATTTTTATACTCCAATGATGCAGCGAGGGGTATTGTCATGGCAACTCAGTTATATAATTCCCCTGAGCCAATTAATTTGGGTACTAATTTTGAAATTTCCATCAAAGATTTAATTGAGTTAATCTGTGATTTGATGGGTTTTGAAGGGGAGTTGGAGTGGCAAACCGATAAACCCAATGGGCAACCCCGCCGATGTTTAGATACTTCTAAGGCAAAGGAGACTTTTGGTTTCACTGCTAATATGGAACTACGTCAGGGGTTGAAAAATACCATTGATTGGTATGTTAGTAATTGA
- a CDS encoding SAM-dependent methyltransferase has translation MATFLRPLSYKHQWLYDTISRLAALPVGGEKRFRNLALQNITLEKNTKILDLCCGKGQTTKFLVQHSHEVTGLDISPFALEEAKKNVPQAEYVEGFAQEMPFSANKFDIVHTSVALHEMNTEELTQIFAEVYRVLKPNGIFTFIDLHKPHNLLFIPGLNIFMWLFETETAWQLIKTDLPQMLRSQGFKVITKKFYGGGSLQVIQAQK, from the coding sequence ATGGCAACTTTTTTACGTCCTCTCAGTTATAAACATCAGTGGCTGTATGATACTATCTCTCGTTTAGCCGCTTTACCCGTAGGAGGAGAGAAAAGATTTCGTAATTTAGCCCTGCAAAATATTACCCTAGAAAAAAATACAAAAATCCTAGACTTATGTTGTGGTAAAGGGCAGACTACTAAATTTTTGGTGCAACATTCCCACGAAGTGACAGGGTTAGATATATCTCCTTTTGCCCTAGAGGAAGCGAAAAAAAATGTACCTCAAGCAGAATATGTGGAGGGTTTCGCCCAAGAAATGCCTTTTAGTGCGAATAAATTTGATATTGTTCATACTAGCGTAGCTTTACATGAAATGAACACGGAAGAGTTAACGCAGATTTTTGCAGAGGTTTATCGAGTTTTGAAACCTAACGGAATTTTTACTTTTATTGATTTACATAAGCCCCATAATCTTCTTTTTATCCCCGGATTAAATATTTTTATGTGGTTGTTTGAAACTGAAACGGCATGGCAATTAATCAAGACTGATTTACCGCAAATGTTACGGAGTCAAGGTTTTAAAGTTATTACTAAAAAGTTTTATGGTGGTGGTAGTTTACAGGTAATTCAGGCTCAAAAATAA
- a CDS encoding C3: similar to Vanillate O-demethylase oxygenase, producing MGQLEYKPNVRTCGINLNHWYVVARCVEVTDKPVSVTLWHNEIVLFRDSQGKINALEDRCPHRQVKLSAGKVVSDSVECAYHGWRFDEGGSCSFVPYLEEKQKLPSCKIKSYPVQELDGFIWLFPGDGNSDAVSPMGLPEWEHLNYIASVAQVDCPGHYSYLIENLMDMHHGHLHDNYQAWASATLNKIDVSDTRVDVLYDAQSYYRIDKIWSISQLFFPSLRKLHPEPLRVSYVYPHWSSSLGQDFRIYCLFCPVNETTTKAYLIHFTSLESFWRLHKLPVWFRRFIKDSLFNAAKGLLQGLIVQDVEMIIQEQKAFNENPLQRNYELNRAIAKVQQLIITQFTKTIDNN from the coding sequence ATGGGACAATTAGAATACAAGCCAAATGTGCGCACTTGCGGAATAAATTTAAATCATTGGTATGTGGTAGCTAGATGTGTAGAAGTTACTGACAAACCTGTTAGTGTAACCCTTTGGCATAATGAAATTGTCCTTTTCCGAGATAGCCAAGGAAAAATTAATGCTTTGGAAGATCGTTGTCCTCATCGTCAGGTAAAATTGAGTGCGGGGAAGGTGGTGAGTGATAGTGTGGAATGTGCTTATCATGGGTGGCGATTTGATGAGGGAGGAAGTTGCTCTTTTGTACCTTACCTTGAAGAAAAGCAAAAGTTACCTAGTTGCAAAATTAAAAGTTATCCTGTCCAAGAGTTGGATGGTTTTATCTGGTTATTCCCGGGGGATGGAAATAGTGATGCGGTTAGCCCCATGGGTTTACCTGAGTGGGAGCATTTAAATTATATTGCTAGTGTGGCCCAAGTTGATTGCCCGGGGCATTATTCTTATTTAATTGAGAATTTGATGGATATGCACCATGGACATCTACACGACAACTATCAGGCGTGGGCTTCAGCTACTCTGAATAAAATTGATGTGAGTGATACGAGGGTGGATGTGTTATATGATGCCCAGAGTTATTATCGCATTGACAAAATTTGGTCTATTTCTCAGCTGTTTTTCCCTTCATTACGGAAGTTACACCCCGAACCTTTGAGGGTTAGTTATGTTTATCCCCATTGGAGTTCTAGTTTAGGGCAAGATTTTAGAATCTATTGTCTTTTTTGTCCTGTGAATGAAACTACGACGAAGGCTTATTTGATTCATTTTACTTCTTTGGAGTCTTTTTGGCGTTTACATAAGTTGCCTGTGTGGTTTAGACGGTTTATAAAAGATAGTCTTTTTAATGCGGCTAAGGGTTTATTACAGGGGTTAATTGTTCAGGATGTGGAAATGATTATCCAAGAGCAAAAGGCTTTTAATGAGAATCCTTTACAGCGTAATTATGAGTTAAATCGTGCGATCGCCAAGGTGCAACAGTTGATCATCACTCAGTTTACAAAGACGATTGACAATAACTAA